A single region of the Idiomarinaceae bacterium HL-53 genome encodes:
- a CDS encoding Flagellar assembly protein T, N-terminal domain — MWHKLQKRMGFLLLLPLFIVSFSTVAADWYETQGWAPIINGDLEAARAKAIENALRQSLDLAGGQVESVEEVVDGVITGQTIQWRSRSSIEHVELVRERTTGQRHEVVLRTLVSPQAAQCSGAQLKPSVVLTAFEVVDPSQLHYGQIQDLTQSSAFRFSRLLGQHSRKLHLEHLLQAHQGTVSRLRGSDSTELSEWAQRVAFEHDGQYVITGVFHDLTAQPVSGKNLLFWRHPNYERNFELSLYLIDGNNGEVVTTASISGKAPWRFAYNEAVDVRGEAFWQSPFGEQLESRMRDVVYGFDQKLQCEPLKGLVVRANADQVAINLGTRHAITEGAEAQILHRGGFFDAQGHYREQWVVNPSEFVVSQVQPSGSILTTQDNDAIMSIQVRDMVIFK, encoded by the coding sequence ATGTGGCATAAATTGCAAAAGCGAATGGGGTTTTTACTGCTCCTACCGCTATTCATCGTATCGTTCTCAACGGTTGCAGCCGATTGGTATGAAACCCAGGGCTGGGCACCTATTATTAATGGCGACTTAGAGGCCGCGCGTGCCAAAGCAATAGAAAACGCGTTACGGCAGAGTTTAGATTTAGCCGGCGGCCAAGTGGAGAGCGTCGAAGAAGTTGTTGATGGTGTCATTACCGGTCAAACCATTCAATGGCGCAGCCGCAGTAGTATCGAACATGTAGAACTCGTTCGAGAACGCACCACGGGGCAACGCCATGAAGTGGTTCTACGCACCCTAGTTTCGCCGCAAGCAGCGCAATGCAGCGGTGCGCAATTGAAGCCGTCTGTGGTTCTCACAGCATTTGAAGTTGTCGACCCAAGCCAACTTCATTATGGGCAAATACAAGATCTCACCCAATCGAGCGCGTTCAGATTCTCTCGTTTACTGGGCCAACATAGCCGGAAATTACATTTAGAACATTTACTGCAAGCGCATCAAGGCACGGTATCTCGCCTACGAGGAAGCGATAGCACAGAACTTTCCGAGTGGGCCCAACGTGTCGCCTTCGAACACGACGGCCAGTACGTAATTACCGGTGTTTTTCACGATTTAACTGCACAACCGGTGAGTGGTAAAAATCTACTATTTTGGCGCCATCCAAATTACGAACGCAACTTCGAACTCAGCCTCTATTTAATTGACGGCAATAATGGGGAAGTTGTGACGACGGCAAGTATTTCAGGCAAGGCGCCATGGCGTTTTGCCTACAATGAAGCGGTCGATGTTCGAGGTGAAGCATTTTGGCAAAGCCCATTTGGGGAGCAACTCGAATCACGCATGCGCGATGTGGTCTATGGCTTTGACCAAAAGCTTCAATGTGAACCACTGAAAGGCTTAGTGGTGAGAGCAAACGCGGATCAAGTCGCCATTAATCTTGGCACTCGCCATGCCATTACGGAGGGTGCTGAGGCGCAAATACTCCACCGTGGCGGATTCTTCGATGCGCAAGGCCATTACCGGGAGCAATGGGTGGTCAATCCAAGCGAGTTTGTGGTTAGCCAAGTGCAACCGAGCGGTAGTATTCTGACAACGCAAGATAACGATGCCATCATGTCAATTCAAGTACGCGATATGGTGATCTTCAAATAG
- a CDS encoding DNA polymerase-3 subunit epsilon — MARWPWSKETRDWRKARWLAVDCESNGLDPRTAELLSVGWVLVEPPFVAVGQGEYRVIKSATPLNQSAVIHQLTSADLAQGDGIEQVLKALAEATQGAYLIAHHAAFDRGLLARVMRERGLVWQPAGWYDTLRAERRKLSANQQVLPQNALQLETCRARYRLPAYTQHHALADAIACGELFLAQQYHAAGANERELTRVLKRGE; from the coding sequence ATGGCACGTTGGCCTTGGTCGAAGGAAACCCGTGACTGGCGAAAGGCGCGCTGGCTTGCAGTGGATTGTGAAAGTAATGGCCTAGACCCAAGAACTGCCGAACTTCTGAGTGTTGGCTGGGTGCTTGTCGAACCTCCGTTTGTGGCTGTGGGGCAAGGCGAGTATCGCGTCATTAAATCAGCAACACCGTTGAATCAAAGCGCTGTAATTCATCAACTGACCTCTGCCGACTTGGCACAGGGCGATGGCATTGAGCAGGTACTAAAAGCGCTGGCGGAGGCCACGCAAGGAGCCTATTTGATTGCGCACCATGCCGCTTTTGATCGTGGCTTGCTGGCGCGTGTAATGCGGGAGCGTGGCTTGGTGTGGCAACCCGCCGGTTGGTATGACACGTTGCGGGCGGAACGTCGGAAACTATCAGCAAATCAACAAGTACTGCCGCAGAATGCGCTTCAATTAGAGACGTGTCGGGCGCGTTACCGACTACCCGCGTATACACAACATCATGCACTTGCTGACGCGATTGCTTGCGGGGAGCTTTTCCTCGCACAGCAATATCATGCGGCAGGCGCCAATGAACGTGAGCTAACGCGCGTACTCAAACGCGGCGAGTGA
- a CDS encoding flagella synthesis protein FlgN, with protein MSESLASLLNEQLLRLKEIYELQQSEVTLLEKRDAPALEQLTEDKVKLLSALEKADLEISQHPDRHNLLNAPECEAVRVEIESWLGKVQAQNEINGQLVRLTLGRIQSMKQTLQSMHGENATTYDEKGNTRGGLSGKGIKA; from the coding sequence ATGAGCGAATCTCTCGCTTCATTGCTCAACGAGCAATTATTACGTTTAAAAGAAATCTATGAGCTTCAACAATCGGAAGTGACCTTGCTAGAAAAACGCGATGCCCCCGCGTTAGAGCAGCTCACAGAAGACAAGGTGAAGCTTCTTTCTGCGCTCGAAAAAGCCGATCTTGAAATCTCGCAGCATCCAGACCGTCACAACTTACTCAATGCCCCTGAGTGTGAAGCGGTGCGTGTTGAAATAGAGAGTTGGTTAGGAAAAGTACAAGCGCAGAATGAAATTAATGGCCAGCTTGTACGTCTTACGCTGGGTCGCATTCAAAGCATGAAGCAAACCTTACAGTCAATGCATGGTGAAAACGCCACAACTTATGATGAGAAGGGAAATACACGAGGTGGATTGAGCGGCAAAGGCATTAAAGCCTAG
- a CDS encoding prolyl oligopeptidase . Serine peptidase. MEROPS family S09A, which translates to MKKFILGAVAVGLVSACSPANNDNAEETQAVNMNEYAPITYPATHQGDTIDTYFGTQVADPYRWLEDDRSAETEAWVRSQNEVTFAHLETIPYREEIETRLTAMWNYEKVSAPFKEGDYTYFYRNDGLQNQYVVYRQKEGGEPEVFLDPNTFSEDGTTSLAQLTFSEDGSIAAYSISEGGSDWRKIIVIDVETKEQLEETLVDVKFSGISWVGNEGFYYSSYDKPEGSELSAKTDQHKLYYHRLGTSQADDPVIFGGTEADKHRYVGASVSEDNRFLFISAANSTSGNKLFMRDLSNPDAELVTILDHTDSDTYVLDTRGSTLYLVTNLDAPNQRVVTVDAANPMPSEWQDFIPETENVLSPGTGGGYIFAEYMVDAISQVEQYNYAGEKVRTVSLPGVGSVGGFSGKKEDETLYYTFTNYSTPQTIYAYQPASGESSVYREPAIDFDASGYESKQVFYTSKDGTEVPMIITYKKGLELDGSNPTILYGYGGFNISLTPSFSVANAAWLEMGGVYAVANLRGGGEYGKAWHDAGTQQQKQNVFDDFIAAAEYLIAEDYTSSERLAVRGGSNGGLLVGAVMTQRPELFAVALPAVGVLDMLRYHTFTAGAGWAYDYGTAEDSAEMFNYLLGYSPVHNVREGVRYPATMITTGDHDDRVVPAHSFKFAAELQAKASDETPQLIRIETNAGHGAGTPVSKTIEQYADIYSFTLFHMGVSELAGGE; encoded by the coding sequence ATGAAAAAGTTTATTTTAGGAGCCGTTGCTGTTGGGTTGGTGAGCGCTTGCTCACCAGCAAACAATGACAACGCTGAGGAAACACAGGCAGTGAATATGAACGAATACGCGCCCATCACCTATCCGGCAACGCACCAAGGAGATACCATCGATACGTATTTTGGTACCCAAGTTGCCGATCCGTATCGGTGGTTGGAAGACGATCGGAGTGCGGAAACTGAGGCGTGGGTGCGCTCGCAAAATGAAGTCACTTTTGCTCACTTAGAGACCATTCCGTATCGCGAAGAAATCGAGACACGCTTAACGGCAATGTGGAACTATGAAAAAGTAAGTGCGCCTTTTAAAGAAGGCGATTACACGTACTTTTATCGCAATGATGGATTACAAAACCAATACGTTGTTTATCGTCAGAAAGAAGGTGGCGAACCCGAGGTATTTCTAGATCCGAATACGTTTAGTGAAGACGGGACGACCTCACTGGCGCAACTCACGTTTTCAGAAGACGGCTCCATTGCAGCGTATTCGATCTCAGAGGGTGGAAGCGACTGGCGAAAAATTATCGTGATCGATGTAGAAACTAAAGAGCAACTTGAAGAAACACTTGTAGATGTCAAATTCAGCGGTATCTCTTGGGTAGGTAACGAGGGTTTTTATTATTCAAGTTACGACAAGCCAGAAGGCAGTGAGCTTTCGGCAAAAACAGACCAACATAAACTCTATTATCATCGCTTGGGCACGTCGCAAGCAGACGATCCGGTTATCTTTGGTGGTACTGAAGCCGATAAGCACCGCTATGTTGGCGCGAGTGTGAGTGAAGACAATCGGTTCTTGTTTATTTCGGCTGCCAATTCAACGTCGGGTAATAAGCTCTTTATGCGTGACTTGAGTAACCCAGATGCGGAGCTCGTGACCATTCTAGACCACACTGATTCGGACACCTATGTATTAGACACGCGGGGATCGACTCTGTATTTGGTGACGAATTTAGACGCACCAAACCAGCGAGTGGTGACCGTGGATGCAGCAAATCCGATGCCGTCTGAGTGGCAGGACTTTATTCCTGAAACCGAGAACGTATTGAGCCCAGGTACCGGAGGTGGATATATTTTCGCCGAGTATATGGTAGATGCCATCTCACAAGTTGAACAATACAACTATGCGGGTGAGAAAGTGCGTACTGTGAGCCTGCCGGGTGTTGGCAGCGTGGGTGGGTTTTCAGGCAAGAAAGAAGACGAGACCCTGTATTACACATTTACTAACTACAGTACGCCGCAAACGATTTACGCGTATCAGCCTGCTTCTGGCGAATCAAGTGTTTACCGTGAACCTGCGATCGATTTTGACGCGTCTGGTTATGAATCGAAGCAAGTTTTCTATACCTCCAAAGACGGTACTGAAGTACCGATGATTATTACCTACAAGAAAGGATTGGAGTTAGATGGCTCAAATCCTACGATTTTGTACGGCTATGGTGGCTTCAACATCAGCTTAACGCCTTCTTTTAGTGTTGCGAACGCAGCCTGGTTGGAAATGGGCGGTGTATATGCCGTGGCTAACCTGCGGGGCGGTGGTGAGTATGGTAAAGCTTGGCACGACGCGGGAACGCAACAACAAAAGCAGAACGTATTTGATGACTTTATTGCAGCCGCCGAATATCTGATTGCAGAAGACTATACTTCCTCTGAGCGACTCGCCGTGCGCGGTGGCTCGAATGGCGGTTTACTGGTAGGTGCTGTTATGACACAGCGTCCAGAGTTGTTCGCAGTGGCATTACCAGCAGTAGGTGTACTTGATATGTTGCGTTATCACACCTTTACAGCGGGTGCGGGTTGGGCTTACGACTACGGTACGGCAGAGGATAGCGCTGAAATGTTCAATTATTTGCTGGGTTACTCGCCGGTTCATAATGTGCGTGAAGGCGTGCGCTACCCTGCAACAATGATCACGACTGGCGATCACGATGACCGCGTGGTGCCTGCTCATTCCTTTAAGTTTGCAGCTGAACTGCAAGCGAAAGCGAGCGATGAAACACCGCAGTTGATTCGGATTGAAACGAATGCAGGGCATGGGGCAGGTACACCGGTCTCGAAAACAATCGAGCAGTATGCAGACATTTACAGTTTCACACTCTTTCACATGGGTGTGTCAGAGCTAGCTGGAGGTGAGTAA
- a CDS encoding CBS domain-containing protein produces the protein MASERDLLAEIPPFDALSEADFDYAFKHMKAMYLSRESREEIVRSGKSLLYLVRTGTYDLVTPDGQVLARLEKDDLFGFPSLLSGRQASNRIEVVQDGIVWTWEAECFHALRQRSQSFEQYFLSAHGKRLLSEAHAQESVDWTMKPIQEVLQRAAVTIGPQSSIRAAAEEMVKERVSSLLIVEDEQLKGILTDRDLRTRVVAKGVDLNTHVTAVMTPSPASVYEYQSLFDALTVMGQFSVHHLPVLDSQDRVKSVITVTDLMQQQRSEPVLLINALSKAQSREQLVAEAQKIPEYLHTFGSRIKDNAALGRLLASVTDSLTRRLIQLFEQAHGSAPAAFAWLAFGSQARFDQTFGSDQDNGLLLANEVSESQREWFSELATFVCEGLAACGVPLCPGNVMAMNPKWRMTALEWQDTFRQWVRSPTPEAILNSMIFFDSRAIYGSQRLYQAHRQQVAQIGGSDVFMANIARHIATLPVPLGLFNRFRTKHDDSGEYLNVKTHGIAIVNDIVRLYSIAEKLTVASIPERLTELKGSQWLTTQDNQNLLEAWQYLVHLRIHSQLYRSHDRQPSNAIDPERLSTLQRRQLKAAFRVIKDAQQAVGLKFGRQL, from the coding sequence GTGGCCTCTGAACGCGACTTATTAGCTGAAATTCCGCCTTTTGATGCATTGTCAGAGGCGGATTTCGACTACGCTTTCAAACACATGAAGGCGATGTATCTGAGTCGTGAAAGTCGTGAAGAAATTGTTCGTTCCGGGAAGTCCTTATTGTACTTGGTCCGCACCGGAACATACGATTTAGTAACGCCTGATGGGCAAGTGCTTGCGCGACTCGAGAAAGATGATCTATTTGGCTTTCCATCGCTTTTAAGCGGGCGGCAAGCCAGTAATCGTATTGAAGTTGTTCAAGACGGTATCGTTTGGACTTGGGAGGCCGAATGCTTTCACGCCTTACGTCAGCGCAGCCAATCATTTGAGCAATATTTTTTATCGGCACATGGGAAGCGTCTTCTGTCCGAGGCGCATGCCCAAGAGAGTGTCGATTGGACCATGAAACCCATTCAAGAAGTGTTACAGCGGGCCGCTGTTACTATCGGCCCGCAGAGTAGTATTCGCGCAGCGGCCGAAGAAATGGTTAAAGAGCGCGTGTCGAGTCTTCTGATCGTTGAAGATGAGCAACTCAAAGGTATTTTAACCGATCGTGATCTACGCACGCGAGTGGTGGCAAAAGGCGTCGACCTGAATACGCATGTAACCGCAGTTATGACGCCATCACCGGCGAGCGTTTACGAATATCAAAGTTTGTTTGATGCACTTACGGTAATGGGCCAGTTCAGTGTGCATCATTTGCCGGTGTTGGATAGCCAAGACCGCGTTAAGAGTGTTATTACCGTCACAGATTTGATGCAACAGCAACGGAGTGAACCGGTGCTTTTGATCAACGCATTGAGTAAAGCACAGTCACGCGAGCAACTCGTCGCCGAAGCACAAAAAATCCCTGAATACCTACATACGTTTGGTAGCCGTATTAAAGACAATGCGGCGCTTGGGCGATTATTGGCCTCTGTTACCGACTCATTAACGCGCCGGCTTATTCAGCTCTTCGAACAAGCGCATGGTAGTGCACCGGCCGCCTTTGCGTGGTTAGCTTTTGGCTCTCAAGCGCGGTTCGACCAAACCTTTGGCTCTGATCAAGATAACGGCTTGTTGCTCGCCAATGAAGTGAGCGAAAGTCAACGTGAGTGGTTTTCCGAGCTTGCAACATTCGTATGCGAAGGGTTAGCCGCGTGCGGTGTGCCGCTTTGCCCTGGGAATGTCATGGCGATGAATCCGAAGTGGCGAATGACGGCATTAGAGTGGCAAGATACGTTTCGGCAGTGGGTGCGCAGTCCAACGCCGGAGGCTATTTTAAATTCTATGATATTTTTTGATAGTCGAGCTATTTACGGTAGTCAGCGTCTGTATCAAGCGCATCGGCAGCAAGTGGCGCAAATTGGAGGCAGTGATGTGTTCATGGCAAATATTGCGCGACATATCGCGACACTACCGGTGCCGCTTGGCCTCTTTAATCGATTTAGAACGAAGCATGACGACTCCGGTGAATACTTAAACGTGAAAACGCATGGTATTGCCATTGTGAATGACATCGTGCGGCTTTACAGCATTGCTGAAAAGCTCACTGTAGCGTCAATTCCCGAGCGTTTAACAGAATTGAAAGGAAGCCAGTGGCTCACCACTCAAGATAATCAAAATCTACTTGAGGCCTGGCAATACTTAGTTCATTTACGCATTCATTCTCAACTCTACCGTAGCCATGATCGCCAACCTTCGAATGCCATCGATCCGGAGCGCTTGAGTACGCTTCAACGGCGTCAGTTGAAGGCCGCTTTTCGGGTGATTAAAGATGCTCAGCAAGCAGTTGGTTTAAAGTTTGGGCGACAACTCTAA